In Lacibacter sp. H375, one DNA window encodes the following:
- a CDS encoding pectate lyase family protein: MNTKQVTIALAALLQFTLNACAQTKQVTNNNTAAIAFPGAEGYGKYTTGGRGGKVLIVTNLNDDGQGSFRDAVEAKGKRIIVFAVSGTIHLEKKLFIKGDVTVAGQTSPGDGICFADQPVSLAGDNIIMRYIRVRMGDKYQRQKGMVDGSGGDDAFGASGRKHIIIDHCSFSWSTDEVCSVYKGDSTTLQWNIITEPLNYSYHFETGDKDWEHHGYGGIWGGQHLSAHHNLFAHCVSRNPRFNGARLGADAEFVDFRNNLIYNWQHNNVYGGEGGTYNMVNNYYRYGPETNKNVRYRIVNPSKLDKQPYGQFYVDGNYVDGAPEVTKNNVAGVHMDPKGTEEEKKTVIKTVAFPTDVIPVQSAEDAYKAILKQVGASFQRDTMDARIINNVINRTGKIIDVQGGYPHHSAFEITTNAWPVLKSAPSPVDTDKDGMPDEWEKKNGLNANDADDASTNKLHQHYTNIEVYINSLIK, translated from the coding sequence ATGAATACAAAACAGGTTACAATTGCGCTTGCTGCTTTATTACAGTTTACGTTGAATGCCTGCGCACAAACAAAACAGGTAACCAATAACAATACAGCAGCAATTGCTTTTCCCGGTGCTGAAGGTTATGGTAAATACACAACCGGTGGCCGGGGCGGTAAAGTATTGATCGTGACAAATCTCAACGATGATGGCCAGGGAAGTTTTCGTGATGCAGTGGAAGCAAAAGGCAAACGCATTATTGTATTTGCTGTTTCAGGCACCATTCATCTCGAAAAGAAATTATTCATCAAGGGCGATGTAACCGTTGCCGGACAAACGTCACCTGGTGATGGTATTTGTTTCGCAGACCAACCGGTGAGTTTAGCAGGCGACAATATTATCATGCGTTACATACGTGTACGCATGGGTGATAAATACCAGCGACAAAAAGGAATGGTTGATGGCAGTGGTGGCGATGATGCGTTTGGTGCATCAGGCCGCAAACATATCATCATCGATCATTGTTCGTTCAGCTGGAGTACCGACGAAGTATGTTCTGTTTACAAAGGCGACAGTACAACGCTGCAATGGAATATTATCACTGAACCACTCAACTACTCTTATCATTTTGAAACAGGTGATAAAGACTGGGAACATCATGGCTATGGTGGTATTTGGGGCGGACAACATTTATCAGCACATCATAATTTGTTTGCGCATTGTGTAAGTCGTAACCCACGCTTCAATGGTGCACGCCTTGGAGCCGATGCAGAGTTTGTTGATTTCAGAAATAATCTCATCTACAATTGGCAACACAACAATGTGTATGGTGGCGAAGGTGGCACTTACAATATGGTAAACAATTATTATCGTTACGGTCCTGAAACAAATAAGAATGTTCGTTACCGCATTGTAAATCCTTCAAAACTTGACAAACAACCTTACGGACAATTTTATGTTGATGGCAACTATGTTGATGGAGCACCTGAGGTAACAAAGAATAATGTTGCGGGTGTACACATGGACCCGAAAGGAACAGAAGAAGAAAAGAAAACAGTGATCAAAACTGTTGCTTTCCCAACTGATGTAATCCCAGTGCAATCTGCAGAGGATGCATACAAAGCGATCTTAAAACAAGTTGGCGCTTCTTTTCAAAGAGATACCATGGATGCACGCATCATCAATAATGTGATCAACAGAACCGGAAAAATTATTGATGTGCAGGGTGGCTATCCGCATCACTCAGCCTTTGAAATCACCACCAATGCTTGGCCCGTTTTGAAATCCGCACCCTCACCTGTTGATACAGATAAAGATGGTATGCCTGATGAATGGGAAAAGAAGAACGGATTAAATGCAAATGATGCTGATGATGCAAGTACAAACAAACTGCATCAACACTATACCAATATTGAAGTTTACATCAACAGTTTAATTAAGTGA
- a CDS encoding rhamnogalacturonan acetylesterase codes for MKKVFLLFAFPLLSLMLPPKKKIKIFIAGDSTASIKDVKAYPENGWGMPFVYFWDSTVTVVNKAKNGRSTSSFQTEGLWKQILDEAIEGDYVFIQFGHNDEVPTKKTATTPEQFKSNLKKFVTETREKKAIPVLLTSMARRKFDSTGKIVGTHDEYMKITRAVAKEENVILFDMDVFTQQLYQKFGPENSALLFLQLKPGEHPNHPQGKDDNTHFNEFGARLVAQLVLKEIRNQLPELAARIVNTKE; via the coding sequence ATGAAGAAAGTTTTTTTGCTTTTTGCTTTTCCATTGCTTTCGTTAATGCTTCCGCCAAAAAAGAAGATCAAAATCTTTATTGCAGGCGATTCTACTGCAAGCATTAAAGATGTAAAAGCCTATCCTGAAAATGGATGGGGAATGCCCTTTGTGTATTTCTGGGATTCAACTGTAACAGTGGTGAACAAAGCGAAGAACGGACGAAGTACTTCATCCTTTCAAACAGAAGGCTTGTGGAAACAGATCCTGGATGAAGCGATTGAAGGTGATTATGTGTTTATCCAGTTTGGGCATAACGATGAAGTACCTACCAAGAAAACGGCTACTACTCCTGAGCAGTTCAAATCAAACCTCAAAAAATTTGTAACAGAAACAAGAGAGAAGAAAGCCATTCCTGTTTTACTCACTTCCATGGCAAGAAGAAAATTCGACAGTACCGGTAAAATTGTTGGTACTCACGATGAGTATATGAAAATTACAAGAGCCGTTGCAAAAGAAGAAAACGTAATACTCTTTGATATGGACGTTTTTACACAACAACTCTATCAAAAGTTTGGTCCGGAAAACTCTGCTCTTCTTTTCCTGCAATTAAAACCAGGTGAACATCCAAATCATCCACAGGGAAAAGATGACAATACACATTTCAATGAATTTGGTGCACGACTTGTTGCACAATTAGTCTTGAAAGAAATACGAAATCAACTTCCTGAACTCGCTGCAAGAATTGTAAATACAAAAGAATAA
- a CDS encoding pectinesterase family protein codes for MKKSLVILVLFFSCGFVVAQTANPQQYKYTFTVAKDGSGEFKYIQDAIDAMRVYPLASITLYIKNGVYNEKIELPAPNTDVTFIGESVEKTIITFNDYSGRGKHTTFTSYTAKISGNRFYAENITFANSAGPVGQALALYVDADKAIFKNCKFLGNQDTIFAAGENSRQLFLDCYIEGTTDFIFGPSTAVFQNCTIRSKTNSYITAASTTPGKKFGYVFLDCKIIADSSVTKTLLGRPWRAHAKTVFIRCEMPKQIAPEGWSNWNNPVNEQTVLYAEYKCTGEGAATAKRVTWSKQLSDKDAMEYTLDNIFSNNSLVKDESGWFMQLRSKPFQWTEAKKL; via the coding sequence ATGAAGAAGAGTTTAGTAATTCTTGTTTTATTTTTTAGTTGCGGATTCGTTGTTGCACAAACAGCCAATCCGCAACAATACAAGTATACATTCACTGTTGCCAAAGATGGCAGTGGCGAATTCAAATACATTCAAGACGCTATTGATGCAATGCGTGTTTATCCATTGGCATCTATTACACTCTACATTAAAAACGGCGTATACAACGAAAAGATCGAACTGCCTGCTCCAAATACTGATGTAACTTTTATTGGTGAAAGTGTAGAGAAAACGATTATTACGTTCAATGATTATTCAGGAAGAGGAAAACATACCACCTTTACCTCTTACACAGCAAAAATTTCGGGCAATCGTTTTTATGCCGAGAATATCACATTTGCCAATAGTGCTGGCCCTGTTGGACAAGCGTTAGCATTATATGTTGATGCAGATAAAGCCATCTTCAAAAATTGTAAATTCCTCGGCAACCAGGATACCATTTTCGCAGCAGGTGAAAATTCCCGTCAACTATTTCTCGATTGCTATATTGAAGGAACAACCGATTTTATCTTTGGACCATCAACCGCAGTATTTCAAAACTGCACCATTCGCTCTAAAACAAATTCGTACATCACTGCGGCAAGTACGACTCCCGGTAAAAAATTCGGCTATGTTTTTCTTGATTGCAAGATCATTGCCGATTCAAGTGTAACCAAAACATTACTTGGCCGGCCATGGCGTGCACATGCAAAAACAGTGTTCATCCGTTGTGAAATGCCCAAGCAGATCGCACCGGAAGGTTGGAGCAACTGGAACAACCCCGTCAATGAGCAAACGGTTTTGTATGCAGAATATAAATGCACAGGTGAAGGAGCAGCCACAGCTAAACGTGTTACATGGAGCAAACAACTGAGCGATAAAGACGCAATGGAGTACACACTCGACAATATTTTTTCGAATAACAGTTTGGTGAAAGATGAAAGCGGCTGGTTTATGCAGTTGAGAAGTAAACCGTTTCAATGGACTGAAGCCAAAAAGTTGTAA
- a CDS encoding DUF5123 domain-containing protein: MKKLLFISLATILVLVACKKEDDLGEAPRLFRPVIKEALESNGNWIKTSWQAVAGSASYTAEISTDSFKTVAATVKTDTNVHLFENLYWEKLYQVRVKANAADTSKSSKFADLGAIKTARFPTILNIPAISEVNDASVKVSWTTSGAAVTEVKILLAADSSVVKTAALNATDVTNAYKLVSGLNASTAYIIFLYSGTTVRGWANFTTKAALTGALIDLRNITGVASVLADTIPDVASGSIILLKRGETYNISSTIALNKTLTFMAGDDLLNPAKPIIYMPANFNIVSGSIIDSLVFNDVVLRGSDYASKYVFNINVACTIGKIRFENCLAEIFRGVVRTQSQPALIGTFEVNNCIVDSIAGYGLLTVDVATSKADVIKVTNSTFYKMEKVITSRNNSTSVLVDNCTFNESPLGGGGAYYIDYSTAGTNNVTNGITVNNCIFGIGKYNAASGTPYTVRDARANAATIINTSNNYRTSDHLSAGNDFPSISTHPKTVVQLWQNPGAGDFKIIDGTFPGKNNTGDPRWRP; this comes from the coding sequence ATGAAGAAATTACTTTTTATATCACTTGCAACAATATTGGTACTGGTTGCCTGTAAAAAAGAGGACGATCTTGGTGAAGCTCCACGATTGTTCCGCCCGGTTATTAAAGAGGCTTTAGAATCAAATGGCAACTGGATCAAAACATCCTGGCAGGCTGTGGCAGGTTCTGCATCCTACACCGCCGAAATAAGTACTGATAGTTTTAAAACAGTTGCAGCAACGGTAAAGACTGACACCAATGTTCACCTGTTTGAAAACTTGTATTGGGAAAAATTATACCAGGTGAGAGTGAAAGCAAATGCTGCGGACACTTCAAAGAGTTCAAAATTTGCAGATCTGGGTGCAATTAAAACAGCACGTTTCCCAACTATCTTAAATATCCCGGCAATAAGTGAAGTAAACGATGCATCAGTAAAAGTAAGCTGGACAACAAGTGGAGCAGCAGTAACTGAGGTGAAAATATTATTGGCAGCAGATAGTTCGGTTGTAAAAACAGCCGCATTAAATGCAACAGATGTTACCAATGCTTATAAATTGGTTTCTGGTTTAAATGCGTCAACAGCTTATATCATTTTCCTCTATAGTGGTACAACGGTTCGTGGCTGGGCAAACTTTACAACAAAAGCGGCGTTAACCGGTGCGCTTATCGATCTGCGTAATATCACCGGAGTTGCAAGTGTGTTGGCTGATACAATTCCCGATGTAGCATCAGGCAGTATCATCTTATTAAAACGAGGCGAAACCTATAATATCAGCAGCACGATCGCCTTAAACAAAACACTTACGTTTATGGCAGGTGACGATTTGTTGAATCCTGCCAAACCAATTATTTACATGCCGGCAAACTTCAATATTGTTTCCGGTAGTATAATTGATTCACTCGTATTTAATGATGTTGTGTTACGTGGCAGTGATTATGCTTCAAAATATGTATTCAACATTAACGTAGCATGTACAATCGGTAAGATCCGTTTTGAAAATTGTTTGGCAGAAATTTTCAGAGGTGTTGTGCGCACGCAAAGTCAACCCGCACTGATCGGCACATTTGAAGTAAACAATTGTATTGTTGACAGTATTGCCGGTTATGGTTTGTTAACTGTTGATGTGGCTACAAGCAAAGCAGATGTAATTAAAGTGACCAACAGTACATTCTATAAGATGGAGAAAGTTATTACAAGCCGTAACAACTCAACTTCCGTATTGGTTGACAACTGTACATTTAATGAATCGCCACTTGGAGGTGGTGGTGCATACTATATTGACTACAGCACAGCGGGAACTAACAATGTTACGAATGGCATTACCGTAAACAATTGCATTTTCGGGATCGGTAAATACAATGCTGCAAGCGGTACGCCTTACACTGTACGTGACGCACGTGCAAACGCAGCAACAATCATAAATACAAGTAACAACTATCGCACCTCCGATCACTTATCGGCTGGCAATGATTTCCCAAGTATTTCAACACATCCCAAAACCGTTGTTCAATTGTGGCAAAACCCAGGAGCTGGTGATTTTAAAATTATTGACGGTACGTTTCCGGGAAAAAATAATACAGGTGATCCACGCTGGAGACCTTGA
- a CDS encoding pectinesterase family protein — translation MKLLINDCFLKRTIVFLFLLLLTTVAANAQQIAFPGAEGAGRFSTGGRGTVSAPTTVFEVTHLNDDNSVGSLRYALGQTATHRTVVFRVSGTIHLTSRLTIRSNTTIAGQTAPGDGICLADYPVVISGDNVIVRYIRIRMGDKNQLITTPANCGVPVSPFTAACMPTTNSGGDDAFGNLGGKNIIIDHCSISWSSDEALTVYRGDSLTMQWNLVSEPLNYSYHYEGDADFQEHGYVGIWGAKRGSFHHNLLADAKGRNPRFAGISTYSPATIGIENADFRNNVIYNWGGYSTNGGDGGNYNVVNNYYKYGPSTGTGTSVSVPVRGMIVQPSKTTGTTPIPYGKFYVAGNYVDGYNAINANNWLGVSMSGGVQADTTLAKTTTEHDIAPVTTHTALEAYNLVLQYAGASLKRDTLDERIANDVRNRTGRIIDVQGGYPHGTPYASTVNAWPTLLSTAAPTDTDHDGMPDTWETANSLNPNDASDRGVFAGNGYTNLENYLNSLITTQQSTTPVIYTSGTLTAFTQTVGTPSTSQSFTVSAANLTANLSITAPASYELSLDNSTWNNSVSLTPTSGTVASTLLYVRLNAIAAGPYAGNIVGTSIGARNMSIGVTGTASQNLQNAAIGFFPGLDGGFENQTVGSYSTVSAHTSTTNWEVSAAWDIKSGDARTGNKIMFYKQASTSVKYMFSPVLTNPALSQNTDYVIQFWYKPAGTLSAATVLNGSATVVGATGGTGTSLTSATVTLDASTPQDWQLFTGTLKTANTTPTSTYFGMKITNPQSPYFYIDDYVAYPGTTVDNAAPDAITNLAVASSATSIALTWSAPASGIDNGGYMVVRSTVNTAPTPNAKGVYVLGNTIGADHTVLYTGTSAAFTDNSVSAGSTYYYHVFTADKAFNYSVVTSVSATASNSTSPTILATASFTNFTQTIGSPSAVQKATVSGTNLTGDITVTAPSGYEVSLNGTTWTNSVVLSHVSGTISSTEVSVRLNASIAGIYNGNISVAGGGATTKTLAVNGITSNPVVTPAYDVLVAKDGSGNYTSVQSAITAAPTNRTSPWRIYIKKGKYVETVTIPTNKPFMQLIGESMAETIISYDNYSGKANPAGGTYGTSTSGTMTINAADVMLMNLSIENATGYGINANALVPAPGDGPQAVAVYTTSDRVVFFNCRMNGGQDTYYGGNNKGTRVYMKNSYIDGNTDFIFGSSTIIFDTCVIYPRTRLDNSTGGFVTAANTKAESGYGYVFRDCKLTKNRGTTLYTLGRPWQNDAGTIDAAKSRNKTVFLNSFMGSSIKPEGWSVWDAGTNTSYITYAEYNTKNYDGTAKDISGRVSWSKQLTAGEAAKYYNNDTVFVNANTPAMATWNPYSTWPELNTAFVPELSASNVIARKPNATSTTVNVTWNISWPMSGIKSELYRSSDKQNFSLIDTQISSEDSACNFIYVDNAPAAGTSYYYIVRLSKAGFTTTTSDTAFVSSKPTITVTAALSDFLQGLGTPSTTQSYLVSGLNIIDSIKIVPPVNYEVSVDAGTTWYNNTKPLGLKPTNGTVANTTLALRLNGTGIGTFNDNIIHSGTLADTVKLAVKGTIQSQPVQISSVLQHWPFTQNNQDSAAIRSAGVIASAPTFNKFAVSDGVTVAGVLPYSLTRGQVFAATADGLWTTASGGPGGNLNRTNYEQFTITAASGYTTRIDSLLFNNAFYASSSNIKIAVVYSLSGFVTDSTEVTGYSFATAKTLTQDNNGPSAVYRFPLNGSTGVTLLEGQTLSVRLYFTCGSTSAGRYTQLKDVIAKGIATQNVTTGVRDNVVPVGFSVYPNPANNKVYIKHPRSGTNTTIALYSLIGVKIAEWKATANTTLTSVDVQGLPQGQYLIHYNSGKENVVLKCIVVH, via the coding sequence ATGAAACTGCTTATTAACGATTGCTTTCTGAAACGTACTATTGTTTTTCTTTTTTTATTATTGCTGACTACAGTTGCAGCAAACGCACAACAAATCGCATTTCCCGGTGCTGAAGGTGCCGGTCGTTTTTCAACTGGTGGCAGAGGAACAGTGAGTGCGCCAACAACTGTATTTGAAGTAACACACTTGAACGATGATAACAGTGTTGGCAGTTTACGTTATGCATTAGGTCAAACTGCAACACATCGTACCGTTGTGTTTCGTGTGTCTGGAACGATTCATCTAACATCACGTTTAACCATCCGCAGTAACACAACTATTGCCGGACAAACAGCTCCCGGCGATGGTATCTGTCTTGCTGATTACCCCGTGGTCATCAGTGGTGATAATGTGATCGTTCGATATATCCGCATTCGCATGGGCGATAAAAATCAACTCATCACTACACCTGCAAATTGTGGTGTGCCTGTTTCTCCTTTTACTGCAGCTTGTATGCCAACAACAAATAGTGGTGGTGATGATGCATTTGGAAATCTTGGTGGCAAGAATATCATCATCGATCATTGTTCCATCAGTTGGAGCAGTGATGAAGCATTAACTGTTTATCGTGGTGATAGTTTGACCATGCAATGGAATCTTGTTTCAGAACCGCTGAACTATTCTTATCACTACGAAGGTGATGCCGATTTCCAGGAACATGGCTATGTAGGTATCTGGGGAGCAAAAAGAGGATCGTTCCATCATAATTTATTGGCAGATGCGAAAGGACGTAATCCACGCTTTGCAGGTATCAGCACTTACTCTCCTGCAACAATTGGAATTGAGAATGCAGATTTCAGAAACAATGTTATTTATAACTGGGGTGGCTATAGTACCAATGGTGGTGATGGTGGTAATTATAATGTGGTGAACAACTATTACAAGTATGGGCCATCAACCGGCACAGGCACATCTGTTTCTGTTCCCGTTCGAGGCATGATCGTTCAACCAAGTAAAACAACAGGTACCACACCTATTCCTTATGGTAAGTTTTATGTTGCAGGAAATTATGTTGATGGATATAATGCTATCAATGCAAATAACTGGTTGGGTGTGTCCATGAGTGGTGGTGTGCAAGCCGATACAACGTTAGCGAAAACAACAACCGAACATGATATTGCACCTGTTACAACGCATACTGCATTGGAAGCCTACAATCTTGTGTTGCAATATGCAGGTGCAAGTTTAAAACGTGACACGTTAGATGAACGTATTGCAAACGATGTACGTAACCGCACAGGAAGAATCATTGATGTGCAAGGTGGCTATCCGCATGGTACTCCTTATGCAAGTACAGTAAATGCATGGCCCACCTTACTTTCAACGGCAGCGCCAACAGATACTGATCATGATGGTATGCCTGATACATGGGAAACTGCAAACAGTTTAAACCCGAACGATGCAAGTGATCGTGGGGTTTTTGCCGGGAATGGTTATACCAATCTTGAAAATTATCTCAACTCATTAATTACAACGCAGCAATCAACAACACCTGTTATTTACACATCAGGTACGTTAACTGCATTTACACAAACAGTAGGTACTCCTTCAACTTCACAATCATTTACTGTTTCAGCAGCAAATCTTACAGCAAACCTCAGCATTACGGCTCCTGCTTCTTACGAACTTTCATTAGATAACTCTACATGGAATAATTCTGTTTCATTAACTCCAACAAGTGGCACCGTTGCTTCCACACTTTTATATGTTCGGTTGAATGCAATTGCAGCGGGACCTTATGCCGGAAATATTGTTGGCACAAGTATAGGTGCAAGGAATATGTCGATTGGAGTGACAGGTACTGCTTCACAAAATTTACAAAATGCAGCAATCGGTTTTTTTCCGGGTCTTGATGGAGGTTTCGAAAATCAAACAGTAGGTTCATACTCTACTGTCAGTGCACACACATCAACTACCAATTGGGAAGTATCTGCTGCCTGGGATATAAAATCAGGTGATGCACGCACGGGTAATAAAATTATGTTTTACAAACAGGCGAGCACAAGTGTTAAATATATGTTTTCGCCAGTGTTAACCAACCCTGCGCTCAGTCAGAATACGGACTATGTCATTCAGTTCTGGTATAAACCTGCAGGTACATTAAGTGCGGCAACTGTATTAAATGGTTCTGCAACAGTGGTGGGAGCAACGGGTGGAACAGGTACTTCGTTAACATCAGCAACTGTTACGTTAGATGCATCCACTCCGCAAGACTGGCAACTATTTACGGGCACATTAAAAACAGCAAACACAACTCCTACCAGTACTTATTTCGGAATGAAAATCACCAATCCGCAGTCGCCTTATTTTTATATTGATGATTATGTTGCTTATCCGGGCACAACAGTAGACAATGCAGCACCAGATGCAATTACAAATTTAGCTGTCGCTTCATCTGCTACTTCTATTGCATTAACCTGGTCTGCTCCTGCAAGTGGAATTGACAATGGCGGTTACATGGTTGTAAGAAGTACAGTTAACACAGCACCAACACCCAATGCAAAAGGTGTATATGTCCTGGGGAATACGATTGGTGCTGATCATACAGTTTTATATACAGGAACATCTGCTGCGTTTACCGATAATTCTGTTTCAGCAGGCTCTACTTATTATTATCATGTATTTACTGCAGATAAAGCATTTAACTATTCAGTAGTAACATCTGTATCTGCTACTGCAAGTAATTCAACATCTCCAACTATTCTTGCAACAGCAAGCTTTACCAATTTTACTCAAACGATTGGTTCGCCATCTGCCGTACAAAAAGCTACAGTAAGTGGCACGAATCTTACAGGTGATATTACAGTTACTGCTCCATCAGGTTATGAAGTTTCATTGAATGGCACAACATGGACAAACAGTGTTGTCTTATCTCATGTATCAGGAACAATTTCATCAACAGAAGTTTCGGTACGTTTGAATGCAAGCATTGCAGGAATTTACAATGGAAATATTTCTGTTGCAGGTGGTGGAGCAACAACAAAAACATTAGCCGTAAACGGTATCACATCAAATCCTGTTGTTACGCCTGCGTATGATGTACTGGTAGCAAAAGATGGTTCAGGTAATTATACATCGGTGCAGTCAGCAATTACTGCAGCACCAACCAACCGCACTTCACCATGGAGAATTTATATTAAGAAAGGAAAGTATGTAGAAACGGTTACGATTCCAACCAACAAACCATTCATGCAGTTGATTGGTGAAAGTATGGCAGAGACAATTATCTCTTACGATAACTATTCAGGTAAAGCGAATCCTGCGGGTGGTACCTATGGTACTTCAACCAGTGGCACTATGACCATTAATGCTGCAGATGTAATGTTGATGAATCTTTCAATAGAAAACGCAACCGGTTATGGTATTAATGCAAACGCACTTGTTCCTGCACCGGGCGATGGACCACAAGCTGTAGCAGTCTATACAACATCAGACAGAGTGGTGTTTTTCAACTGTCGCATGAATGGCGGACAAGACACCTACTATGGTGGCAATAACAAAGGCACACGTGTATATATGAAGAACAGTTACATTGATGGCAATACTGATTTCATCTTCGGATCATCAACCATCATCTTTGATACATGTGTTATTTATCCACGTACAAGATTAGATAACAGTACAGGTGGTTTTGTTACTGCTGCTAATACAAAAGCAGAATCAGGTTATGGTTATGTGTTCAGAGATTGCAAGCTCACAAAAAACCGTGGCACTACATTATACACATTAGGTCGCCCATGGCAAAATGATGCCGGCACAATTGATGCTGCGAAATCACGTAACAAAACAGTATTCCTGAATTCATTCATGGGATCATCTATTAAACCAGAAGGTTGGAGTGTGTGGGATGCGGGTACTAATACATCATACATTACGTATGCAGAATACAATACCAAGAATTATGACGGTACTGCAAAAGATATTAGCGGTCGTGTAAGTTGGAGTAAACAATTAACAGCAGGAGAAGCGGCGAAGTATTATAACAACGATACGGTTTTTGTAAATGCAAACACGCCTGCTATGGCCACATGGAATCCATACAGTACATGGCCAGAGTTGAATACTGCATTTGTTCCTGAATTATCTGCATCAAACGTCATTGCACGTAAACCTAATGCAACATCAACAACAGTAAATGTTACATGGAATATCAGCTGGCCAATGTCAGGCATCAAATCCGAGTTGTACAGAAGTTCAGACAAACAAAACTTCAGTTTAATTGATACACAGATCAGCAGCGAAGATTCTGCCTGTAATTTTATTTATGTCGATAATGCACCTGCAGCAGGAACCAGTTACTATTACATTGTACGATTATCGAAAGCAGGATTTACAACTACTACATCAGATACTGCTTTTGTATCAAGCAAACCAACCATTACTGTAACCGCAGCATTGTCTGATTTTTTACAAGGACTTGGTACGCCATCAACAACACAGAGCTATTTGGTTTCCGGATTGAATATTATAGACAGTATAAAAATTGTTCCACCTGTTAATTATGAAGTATCCGTTGATGCAGGTACAACATGGTATAACAATACAAAACCACTGGGACTGAAGCCCACGAATGGTACTGTTGCAAATACAACGTTAGCATTAAGATTGAATGGAACGGGCATTGGCACTTTCAACGATAATATTATTCATAGCGGTACATTAGCTGATACAGTAAAACTGGCGGTGAAAGGAACCATTCAATCGCAACCGGTTCAAATTTCAAGTGTGTTGCAACATTGGCCATTCACACAAAATAACCAGGACAGTGCAGCCATCCGTTCAGCAGGTGTTATTGCAAGTGCTCCAACCTTCAACAAGTTTGCAGTATCTGATGGCGTTACGGTTGCCGGCGTGTTGCCTTATTCATTAACACGTGGACAAGTATTTGCTGCAACTGCCGATGGATTATGGACAACTGCTTCTGGTGGGCCGGGAGGTAATTTGAATCGTACAAACTATGAGCAGTTTACGATCACTGCTGCATCAGGATACACAACAAGGATTGATAGTTTGCTGTTCAATAATGCATTCTACGCTTCAAGCAGTAATATTAAAATTGCAGTTGTTTACTCGCTTAGTGGGTTTGTAACCGACTCAACTGAAGTAACAGGTTATTCCTTTGCTACTGCGAAAACATTGACGCAGGATAACAACGGTCCATCTGCTGTCTATCGTTTTCCATTGAATGGATCGACAGGTGTAACGCTCCTCGAAGGACAAACCCTTTCAGTAAGATTGTATTTTACTTGTGGCAGTACCAGTGCCGGTCGTTATACACAGTTAAAAGATGTAATTGCAAAAGGGATAGCAACACAAAATGTAACAACGGGTGTGCGGGATAATGTTGTGCCTGTTGGTTTCTCGGTTTATCCGAATCCTGCGAATAACAAGGTTTACATTAAACATCCACGAAGCGGAACAAACACAACAATTGCATTGTATTCGCTCATCGGCGTTAAAATTGCCGAATGGAAAGCAACTGCAAACACCACACTTACGTCAGTAGATGTCCAAGGCTTGCCACAAGGTCAGTATCTCATTCATTATAATTCAGGAAAAGAGAACGTAGTTTTAAAATGCATCGTAGTACATTAG